From a single Ailuropoda melanoleuca isolate Jingjing chromosome 12, ASM200744v2, whole genome shotgun sequence genomic region:
- the DTX1 gene encoding LOW QUALITY PROTEIN: E3 ubiquitin-protein ligase DTX1 (The sequence of the model RefSeq protein was modified relative to this genomic sequence to represent the inferred CDS: inserted 2 bases in 1 codon): MSRPGQGVMMPVNGLGFPPQNVARVVVWEWLNEHSRWRPYTATVCHHIENVLKEDARGSVVLGQVDAQLVPYIIDLQSMHQFRQDTGTMRPVRRNFYDPSSAPGKGIVWEWENDGGAWTAYDMDICITIQNAYEKQHPWLDLSSLGFCYLIYFNSMSQMNRQTRRRRRLRRRLDLAYPLTVGSIPKSQSWPVGASSGQPCSCQQCLLVNSTRAASNAILASQRRKAPPAPXPGGAPAPGQNNLNRPGPPRAAGVSARASIPPGVPALPVKNLNGTGPVHPALAGMTGILLCAAGLPVCLTRAPKPILHPPPVSKSDVKPVPGVPGVCRKTKKKHLKKSKNPEDVVRRYMQKVKNPPDEDCTICMERLVTASGYEGVLRHKGVRPELVGRLGRCGHMYHLLCLVAMYSNGNKDGSLQCPTCKAIYGEKTGTQPPGKMEFHLIPHSLPGFADTQTIRIVYDIPTGIQGPEHPNPGKKFTARGFPRHCYLPNNEKGRKVLRLLVTAWERRLIFTIGTSNTTGESDTVVWNEIHHKTEFGSNLTGHGYPDASYLDNVLAELTAQGVSEAAAKA; the protein is encoded by the exons ATGTCAAGGCCAGGCCAGGGTGTGATGATGCCGGTGAACGGGCTGGGCTTCCCACCGCAGAATGTGGCCCGGGTGGTGGTGTGGGAGTGGCTAAATGAGCACAGCCGTTGGCGGCCTTACACGGCCACCGTGTGCCACCACATCGAGAACGTGCTCAAGGAGGACGCCCGCGGTTCCGTGGTCCTGGGGCAGGTGGACGCCCAGCTGGTGCCCTACATCATCGACCTGCAGTCCATGCACCAGTTTCGCCAGGACACAG GCACCATGCGGCCCGTGCGGCGCAACTTCTACGACCCGTCGTCGGCGCCGGGCAAGGGCATCGTGTGGGAGTGGGAGAATGACGGCGGCGCGTGGACGGCCTACGACATGGACATCTGCATCACCATCCAGAACGCCTACGAGAAGCAGCACCCGTGGCTCGACCTCTCGTCGCTCGGCTTCTGCTACCTGATCTACTTCAACAGCATGTCGCAGATGAACCGCCAgacgcgccgccgccgccgcctgcgCCGCCGCCTGGACCTGGCCTACCCGCTCACCGTGGGCTCCATCCCCAAGTCGCAGTCGTGGCCCGTGGGCGCCAGCTCGGGCCAGCCCTGCTCGTGCCAGCAGTGCCTGCTGGTCAACAGCACGCGCGCCGCCTCCAACGCCATCCTGGCCTCGCAGCGCCGCAAGGCGCCCCCCGCGCC CCCCGGCGGCGCGCCCGCCCCGGGGCAGAACAACCTCAACCGGCCCGGGCCGCCGCGCGCCGCCGGCGTGAGCGCACGCGCCTCCATCCCGCCGGG GGTCCCCGCGCTCCCGGTGAAGAACTTGAATGGTACCGGGCCGGTCCATCCGGCCCTGGcag ggATGACCGGGATCCTGCTGTGTGCGGCGGGCCTGCCAGTGTGCCTGACGCGGGCCCCCAAGCCCATCCTGCACCCGCCACCTGTGAGCAAGAGCGACGTCAAGCCCGTGCCCGGCGTGCCCGGGGTGTGCCGCAAGACCAAGAAGAAGCACCTCAAGAAGA GTAAGAACCCCGAGGATGTGGTTCGAAGGTACATGCAGAAGGTGAAGAACCCGCCTGATGAG GACTGCACCATCTGCATGGAGCGCCTGGTCACAGCATCCGGCTACGAGGGCGTGCTTCGGCACAAGGGTGTGCGGCCCGAGCTTGTGGGCCGCCTGGGCCGCTGCGGCCACATGTACCACCTGCTGTGCCTCGTGGCCATGTACTCCAATGGCAACAAG GATGGCAGCCTGCAGTGCCCCACCTGCAAGGCCATCTACGGAGAGAAGACGGGCACTCAGCCGCCCGGGAAGATGGAGTTCCACCTCATCCCCCACTCGCTGCCGGGCTTCGCTGACACCCAGACCATCCGCATTGTCTACGACATCCCCACAGGCATCCAG GGCCCCGAGCACCCCAACCCAGGCAAGAAGTTCACCGCAAGAGGCTTCCCACGCCACTGCTATCTGCCCAACAACGAGAAGGGCCGAAAG GTGCTGAGGCTGCTCGTCACCGCCTGGGAGCGGAGACTGATCTTTACCATCGGCACATCCAACACCACGGGCGAGTCGGACACCGTGGTGTGGAACGAGATCCACCACAAGACCGAGTTTGGGTCCAACCTCACGGGCCACGGCTACCCGGACGCTAGCTACCTAGACAACGTGCTGGCCGAACTCACAGCCCAGGGCGTGTCCGAGGCCGCAGCCAAGGCCTGA